The Amblyomma americanum isolate KBUSLIRL-KWMA chromosome 6, ASM5285725v1, whole genome shotgun sequence genome has a window encoding:
- the LOC144095184 gene encoding lactosylceramide 4-alpha-galactosyltransferase-like, whose protein sequence is MWSGLAPREKSGFSRIFFLETGGRGALTARIACAVESAARLHPRWTVHLLSAVSSSTNSITSGSFVEVLRSIPNVVLSDIKPKEEFEGTPLQPWYESGALGKSSHPVEHLADALRLAVLYKRGGIYIDIDIIMMRPLDSLPPCVCQSPVEGGDMVSNGFMAFHRGDPFLVKLMKRAAVEYRPEEWASIGPVLLRRVALAHCGRLHVKELVGRRCGGDAGFTVVPYWTFLPVPYDQWQVFFAANTSEEAWLMCTASYVMHVYNKMSSRVPAEPGSAYRQAAQAYCPESLRLSLNLSGNF, encoded by the exons ATGTGGA GTGGACTTGCGCCTCGTGAGAAGTCCGGATTCTCCCGAATCTTCTTCCTCGAAACCGGAGGTCGCGGAGCACTCACGGCCCGCATCGCTTGTGCGGTCGAGTCTGCGGCGAGGCTGCACCCACGCTGGACTGTGCATCTCTTGTCCGCAGTCAGTAGTAGCACGAATAGCATCACTTCCGGCTCTTTCGTCGAAGTGTTGCGGTCCATCCCGAATGTTGTCCTCAGCGACATCAAG CCCAAGGAGGAGTTTGAGGGGACGCCTTTGCAACCGTGGTACGAGTCGGGAGCCCTGGGCAAGAGCTCTCATCCCGTCGAACATTTGGCGGATGCGCTGAGGCTGGCGGTACTCTACAAGCGTGGCGGCATCTACATCGACATCGACATCATCATGATGCGGCCGCTGGACTCTCTGCCCCCGTGTGTCTGTCAGTCGCCAGTG GAAGGTGGGGATATGGTCAGCAACGGCTTCATGGCCTTCCACCGCGGCGACCCGTTCCTGGTCAAGCTCATGAAGCGTGCGGCTGTGGAATACCGCCCAGAAGAATGGGCCTCCATCGGTCCTGTCCTGCTGCGGCGAGTGGCGCTGGCTCACTGTGGGAGACTACACGTCAAGGAGCTCGTCGGACGTCGATGTGGCGGCGACGCCGGCTTCACG GTGGTACCTTACTGGACGTTTCTACCGGTTCCCTATGACCAGTGGCAGGTGTTCTTCGCCGCCAACACAAGTGAGGAGGCGTGGCTTATGTGCACCGCTAGCTACGTGATGCACGTCTACAACAAGATGAGTTCGAGGGTGCCTGCAGAGCCCGGGAGCGCCTACAGGCAGGCGGCGCAGGCCTACTGCCCAGAGAGCCTTCGACTGTCTCTGAATCTCAGCGGCAACTTCTAA